In one window of Burkholderia cenocepacia DNA:
- a CDS encoding helix-turn-helix transcriptional regulator has product MTRRADRLFQIAELLRGRRLTTAQQLADWLSVSPRTVYRDVRDLQLSGVPIEGEAGIGYRLNRNASLPPLTFTAEELAALATGARMLETWGGARFASGARSALAKIASAMPADKRTALDRLPVFAPSFHIDETFCAKVDAIHQAIDTRHIVSFDYRDRLGAHSQRRVWPLGLVYWGGRWTIGAWCELRGDFRTFDIARMGDITVHEQFPDMEGRRIADYMRIAEAPMR; this is encoded by the coding sequence ATGACCCGCCGTGCCGACCGCCTGTTCCAGATCGCCGAGCTGTTGCGCGGGCGTCGTCTCACGACCGCGCAGCAGCTGGCCGACTGGCTGTCGGTGTCGCCGCGCACGGTCTATCGCGACGTGCGCGACCTGCAACTGTCAGGGGTGCCGATCGAAGGCGAAGCCGGCATCGGCTACCGGCTGAACCGCAACGCGAGCCTGCCGCCGCTCACGTTCACGGCCGAGGAGCTGGCGGCGCTCGCCACCGGCGCACGCATGCTCGAGACCTGGGGCGGCGCGCGCTTCGCGAGCGGTGCGCGCTCGGCGCTCGCGAAGATCGCGTCGGCGATGCCGGCCGACAAGCGCACGGCGCTCGACCGGCTGCCCGTGTTCGCGCCGTCGTTCCACATCGACGAGACGTTTTGCGCGAAGGTCGACGCGATCCACCAGGCGATCGACACGCGCCACATCGTCAGCTTCGACTACCGCGACCGGCTCGGCGCGCATTCGCAGCGCCGCGTCTGGCCGCTCGGGCTCGTCTACTGGGGCGGACGCTGGACGATCGGCGCGTGGTGCGAGCTGCGCGGCGATTTCCGTACCTTCGACATCGCGCGGATGGGCGACATCACCGTGCACGAGCAGTTTCCGGACATGGAAGGCCGGCGGATCGCCGACTACATGCGGATCGCGGAAGCGCCGATGCGCTGA
- a CDS encoding VOC family protein yields MTSATATATPERAIAWFDIPSLDFDRAIRFYETVLQTTLQRAVIGGVPMATFDRDASSTGGSIVFDPQQIKPSANGVLVYLNAGESVVAALERAKRAGGVVQGSVVELPNNYGYVGYLIDTEGNRVGLHAPKCH; encoded by the coding sequence ATGACGTCAGCAACCGCCACTGCCACCCCGGAACGCGCGATCGCCTGGTTCGACATTCCGTCCCTCGATTTCGACCGCGCGATCCGCTTCTACGAAACCGTGCTGCAAACCACGTTGCAGCGCGCGGTCATCGGCGGCGTGCCGATGGCGACGTTCGATCGCGACGCGTCGAGCACGGGCGGCAGCATCGTGTTCGATCCGCAGCAGATCAAGCCGAGCGCGAACGGCGTGCTCGTCTACCTGAACGCCGGCGAATCGGTCGTCGCGGCGCTCGAACGCGCGAAGCGCGCGGGCGGCGTCGTGCAGGGCTCGGTCGTCGAGTTGCCGAACAACTACGGCTACGTCGGCTACCTGATCGACACGGAAGGCAACCGCGTCGGCCTGCACGCGCCGAAATGCCACTGA
- a CDS encoding class I SAM-dependent RNA methyltransferase → MSSPTLFEFFAPCPRGLEAALAAELAEIAGRHLNGAPFTAGAQVPGGVHFSGGWAAGMAANLHSRIASRILLKIAHGPYRNEQDVYALALEQPWERWFASTQTLRIDITAIKSPLKSLEFTTLRVKDAICDRMREKTGSRPSIDTGAPDVRVFAFLTVNECTLYLDTSGEPLFKRGWRLDKGAAPLRENLAAGILRLTGWTPGTALYDPMCGSGTFLAEAAQIALGVAPGVERRFGFEKLKQYDITAWQGLKVPALDAKRAARGKRGEALGVYGSDISGDMLEKARANLERAGVSSVWLKQVDARGMTPPCDGPGILLANPPYGERIEVRGRSARGEVRETGRNRGNDDAFRRTHTDAPDSEFFNALGDALKQRFTGWQAFLLTSDRSLPGQLRLRESAKTPLFNGALECRLFRFDLIAGSVKARPAAAEGDDA, encoded by the coding sequence ATGTCCTCGCCCACCCTGTTCGAATTCTTCGCCCCCTGCCCGCGCGGCCTTGAAGCGGCGCTTGCCGCCGAGCTGGCCGAAATCGCCGGCCGCCACCTGAACGGCGCGCCGTTCACCGCGGGCGCGCAGGTACCGGGCGGCGTCCATTTCAGCGGCGGCTGGGCCGCCGGCATGGCCGCGAACCTCCATTCGCGCATCGCGAGCCGGATTCTGCTGAAGATCGCGCACGGCCCGTACCGCAACGAACAGGACGTCTACGCGCTCGCGCTCGAGCAGCCGTGGGAACGCTGGTTCGCGTCGACGCAGACGCTGCGCATCGACATCACCGCGATCAAGTCGCCGCTGAAGAGCCTCGAATTCACGACGCTGCGCGTGAAGGATGCGATCTGCGACCGGATGCGCGAGAAAACCGGCTCGCGCCCGAGCATCGACACCGGTGCGCCGGACGTACGCGTGTTCGCGTTCCTGACCGTCAACGAGTGCACGCTGTACCTCGACACGTCGGGCGAGCCGCTGTTCAAGCGCGGCTGGCGTCTCGACAAGGGGGCGGCGCCGCTGCGCGAGAACCTCGCGGCCGGCATCCTGCGCCTGACGGGCTGGACGCCCGGCACCGCGCTGTACGACCCGATGTGCGGCAGCGGCACGTTCCTCGCGGAAGCCGCGCAGATCGCGCTCGGCGTGGCGCCCGGCGTCGAGCGCCGGTTCGGCTTCGAAAAGCTCAAGCAGTACGACATCACCGCGTGGCAGGGGCTGAAGGTCCCGGCGCTCGACGCGAAGCGCGCGGCGCGCGGCAAGCGCGGCGAAGCGCTCGGCGTGTACGGCAGCGACATCTCCGGCGACATGCTCGAGAAGGCGCGCGCGAACCTCGAACGCGCGGGCGTGTCGTCGGTGTGGCTCAAGCAGGTTGACGCGCGCGGGATGACGCCGCCGTGCGACGGGCCGGGCATCCTCCTCGCGAACCCGCCGTACGGCGAGCGGATCGAAGTGCGCGGCCGCAGCGCGCGCGGCGAGGTGCGCGAAACCGGCCGCAACCGCGGCAACGACGACGCATTCCGCCGCACGCACACCGACGCGCCGGACAGCGAGTTCTTCAACGCGCTCGGCGATGCGCTGAAGCAGCGCTTCACCGGCTGGCAGGCGTTCCTGCTGACGTCCGACCGTTCGCTGCCGGGCCAGTTGCGCCTGCGCGAATCGGCCAAGACGCCGCTGTTCAACGGCGCGCTCGAATGCCGGCTGTTCCGCTTCGACCTGATCGCCGGCAGCGTGAAGGCACGCCCGGCGGCGGCGGAAGGCGACGACGCGTAA
- a CDS encoding site-specific recombinase translates to MFRSLTTLIKKWRASRNAGHQLDALLAHADADASYAERSEWLIELAHWLRRNGTVQDAPAERDADTRTYPAHARLRYLFHVLDRNPAWKAHAARILRGILRECDGISLLCDAGMPVHSGFFGALFERIDSSLIPPAPNRRELSALFTLMFPAPEDAKWIDALPDDLLARLAGLISFDVTEEERHEPGSFSRDLLAALHNLTCQISSTGLSQTVRSRLSDDDARKPLESQPFYRLTRAMLAVETAHAAVEDGGDPSKLLHEVNYLRVLLDECRIAVDDVFAHLYRNGVSVDIVFQVERMRMRILRAETLLNAWMARDDLHGMAHLTAELVDANQNSQSVAHLVRSNFSLFARKLVETNADTGEHYISRGRTEYLKMLRMAAGGGLVTVVTVCVKFAITGAHLQSMLEGLLAGINYAASFMLMHFLHFTLATKQPAMTAPTLARELDDTGHEEGVKTFVASVIALIRTQAAAISGNVLVVLPVCLLVQLFASNVLHANLISPEKAHATLHSFSLLGPTPFYAALTGVLLWASSLLAGWADNWFVLHRVGDALTYNRRLRLTLGATGAAKLAHFCRSNVAGVVANVGLGLMLGLVPAIVTVFMFPFEVRHVTLSAGSIGIALGVLGKGALGTPELWWAAAGVLSMAILNVLVSFALAFTMAVRSRSLRPTKVRALVAAIVRTVLSNPLALFWPAGNPAARAGQPGTH, encoded by the coding sequence ATGTTTCGTTCCCTGACGACCCTGATCAAGAAGTGGCGCGCGTCGCGCAATGCCGGTCACCAGCTCGATGCGCTGCTCGCGCATGCCGACGCCGACGCGTCGTACGCCGAGCGCAGCGAATGGCTGATCGAGCTCGCGCACTGGCTGCGCCGCAACGGCACGGTGCAGGACGCGCCGGCCGAGCGCGACGCCGACACGCGCACGTATCCGGCCCATGCGCGGCTGCGCTACCTGTTCCACGTGCTCGACCGCAACCCCGCGTGGAAAGCGCACGCGGCGCGCATCCTGCGCGGCATCCTGCGCGAGTGCGACGGCATCTCGCTGCTGTGCGACGCCGGCATGCCGGTGCATTCGGGCTTCTTCGGCGCGCTGTTCGAGCGGATCGATTCGTCGCTGATCCCGCCCGCACCGAACCGCCGCGAGCTGTCGGCGCTGTTCACGCTGATGTTCCCCGCGCCCGAGGACGCGAAATGGATCGACGCGCTGCCCGACGACCTGCTCGCGCGCCTCGCCGGCCTGATTTCGTTCGACGTCACCGAGGAAGAGCGCCACGAGCCCGGCTCGTTCTCGCGCGACCTGCTGGCCGCGCTGCACAACCTGACCTGCCAGATCAGCTCGACCGGCCTGTCGCAGACGGTGCGCAGCCGGCTGTCCGACGACGATGCGCGCAAGCCGCTCGAATCGCAGCCGTTCTACCGCCTCACCCGCGCGATGCTCGCGGTCGAGACCGCGCATGCGGCCGTCGAGGACGGCGGCGACCCGAGCAAGCTGCTGCACGAGGTGAACTACCTGCGCGTGCTGCTCGACGAATGCCGGATCGCCGTCGACGACGTGTTCGCGCACCTGTACCGCAACGGCGTGTCGGTCGACATCGTGTTCCAGGTCGAGCGGATGCGCATGCGCATCCTGCGCGCGGAAACGCTGCTGAACGCGTGGATGGCGCGCGACGACCTGCACGGGATGGCGCATCTGACCGCCGAGCTGGTCGACGCGAACCAGAACAGCCAGAGCGTCGCGCACCTCGTGCGCAGCAACTTCTCGCTGTTCGCGCGCAAGCTCGTCGAGACCAACGCGGACACCGGCGAGCACTACATCTCGCGCGGCCGCACCGAGTACCTGAAGATGCTGCGGATGGCCGCGGGCGGCGGCCTCGTCACCGTCGTGACCGTGTGCGTGAAGTTCGCGATCACGGGCGCGCACCTGCAGTCGATGCTCGAAGGGCTGCTCGCGGGCATCAACTACGCGGCCAGCTTCATGCTGATGCACTTCCTGCACTTCACGCTCGCGACCAAGCAGCCCGCGATGACCGCGCCGACGCTCGCACGCGAGCTCGACGACACCGGCCACGAGGAAGGCGTGAAGACGTTCGTCGCGTCGGTGATCGCGCTGATCCGCACGCAGGCGGCCGCGATTTCCGGCAACGTGCTCGTCGTGCTGCCCGTGTGCCTGCTCGTGCAGCTGTTCGCGAGCAACGTGCTGCACGCGAACCTGATCTCGCCGGAGAAGGCGCACGCGACGCTGCATTCGTTCTCGCTGCTCGGCCCGACGCCGTTCTACGCGGCGCTCACCGGCGTGCTGCTGTGGGCGTCGAGCCTGCTCGCGGGCTGGGCCGACAACTGGTTCGTGCTGCACCGGGTCGGCGACGCGCTCACGTACAACCGCCGGCTGCGCCTGACGCTCGGCGCGACCGGCGCCGCGAAGCTCGCGCACTTCTGCCGCTCGAACGTCGCCGGCGTGGTCGCGAACGTCGGCCTCGGCCTGATGCTCGGCCTCGTGCCGGCGATCGTCACCGTGTTCATGTTCCCGTTCGAGGTGCGGCACGTGACGCTGTCCGCCGGCTCGATCGGGATCGCGCTCGGCGTGCTGGGCAAGGGTGCGCTCGGCACGCCCGAGCTGTGGTGGGCCGCCGCCGGCGTGCTCAGCATGGCGATCCTCAACGTGCTCGTGAGCTTCGCGCTCGCGTTCACGATGGCCGTGCGCTCGCGCAGCCTGCGCCCGACCAAGGTGCGCGCGCTCGTCGCGGCGATCGTCCGCACGGTGCTGTCGAACCCGCTCGCGCTGTTCTGGCCGGCGGGCAACCCCGCCGCGCGCGCCGGCCAGCCGGGCACGCACTGA
- a CDS encoding membrane integrity-associated transporter subunit PqiC: MTTRVNGFASGAAAALAALALAACSSPPARFYTLSPADAAAPLRTAPANPAFLIEVPSVGVPEQVAKSQLVVQKNAAQVDVLEQERWASPPADEIRRALSDDLAAQLGTIDVANSAYPAGVPVYRISVNVQRFESWPGKRAAVDAVWSVRSLATQAVMTCRTSVAEPVADGYDALVAGHRRALDVIATQAAAGVRAMAARRGAPAAPGAGGKTAAAPVVPCPANPTSGGDAGATGKSGA, from the coding sequence ATGACGACACGCGTGAACGGTTTCGCGAGCGGCGCGGCGGCGGCGCTCGCCGCACTGGCGCTCGCCGCGTGCAGCTCGCCGCCCGCACGGTTCTACACGCTCAGCCCGGCCGACGCCGCGGCGCCGCTGCGCACCGCGCCGGCCAACCCGGCGTTCCTGATCGAGGTGCCGTCGGTCGGCGTGCCCGAGCAGGTCGCGAAGAGCCAGCTGGTCGTGCAGAAGAACGCCGCGCAGGTCGACGTGCTCGAGCAGGAACGCTGGGCGTCGCCGCCCGCCGACGAGATCCGCCGCGCGCTGTCGGACGATCTGGCCGCGCAGCTCGGCACGATCGACGTCGCGAATTCCGCGTATCCGGCCGGCGTGCCCGTGTACCGCATCAGCGTGAACGTCCAGCGCTTCGAATCGTGGCCGGGCAAGCGCGCGGCGGTCGACGCCGTCTGGAGCGTGCGCTCGCTCGCCACGCAGGCCGTGATGACCTGCCGCACGAGCGTCGCGGAACCGGTCGCCGACGGCTACGACGCGCTCGTCGCCGGCCACCGGCGCGCGCTCGACGTGATTGCCACGCAGGCCGCGGCCGGCGTGCGCGCGATGGCCGCCCGCCGCGGCGCGCCGGCCGCGCCCGGTGCCGGCGGCAAGACGGCCGCCGCGCCGGTCGTGCCGTGCCCGGCCAACCCGACGTCCGGCGGCGACGCCGGCGCGACGGGCAAGTCCGGCGCATAA
- a CDS encoding intermembrane transport protein PqiB has product MNSPQGPQHDAPRPPDPAISTKSGWLPSLVWLVPLIAALIGIGLVIKSVRERGPEITISFHSAEGLEPGKTQVKYKDVEIGTVKTIKLSKDLSRVLVQVQLKKEAEDFAVKGSRFWIVRPRVGATGVSGLGTLLSGAYIGVDAGHGQDTLTDFTGLETPPAVTGDQKGTQYVLRGDSLGSVDIGSPVYYRRVQVGQVVGFSLDKDGTGVTFNVFVNAPYDQYVGMNTRWWQASGVDLRLDSSGLKLNTQSLATVILGGIAFQTPPNQGSGTTAPNNTTFRLGSDEGDAMRDPDGQPLQVVMNFNQSLRGLAVGAPVDFRGIVLGEVTNIGIDFDPKTKNFLMPVTINVYPERLGRRFRETIESKGEPARREIVERLVQHGLRGQLRTGNLLTSQLYVALDFFPKAPPVKIDTAHLPFELPTVPNTLDELQLQVADIAKKLDKVPFDQIGANLNSALANADKLFKQLDTQVAPQARDTLSAAKQTFSTAEATLQQDSPLQSDVRGALKELTRTLQSLNALADYLERHPESLLKGKPGDKQ; this is encoded by the coding sequence ACGCGCCCCGGCCGCCCGATCCGGCGATCTCGACGAAAAGCGGCTGGCTGCCGTCGCTCGTCTGGCTCGTGCCGTTGATCGCCGCGCTGATCGGCATCGGCCTCGTGATCAAGTCCGTGCGCGAGCGCGGCCCGGAAATCACGATCAGCTTCCACAGCGCCGAAGGGCTCGAGCCGGGCAAGACCCAGGTCAAGTACAAGGACGTCGAGATCGGCACGGTCAAGACGATCAAGCTGTCGAAAGACCTGTCGCGCGTGCTGGTCCAGGTGCAGCTCAAGAAGGAAGCCGAGGATTTCGCGGTCAAGGGCTCGCGCTTCTGGATCGTGCGGCCGCGCGTCGGCGCGACCGGCGTGTCGGGGCTCGGCACGCTGCTGTCCGGCGCGTACATCGGCGTCGACGCCGGTCACGGCCAGGACACGCTGACCGACTTCACGGGCCTCGAGACGCCGCCCGCCGTCACGGGCGACCAGAAAGGCACGCAGTACGTGCTGCGCGGCGATTCGCTCGGCTCGGTCGATATCGGCTCGCCGGTCTACTACCGCCGCGTCCAGGTCGGCCAGGTGGTCGGCTTCTCGCTCGACAAGGACGGCACGGGCGTCACGTTCAACGTGTTCGTCAATGCGCCGTACGACCAGTACGTTGGCATGAATACGCGCTGGTGGCAAGCGAGCGGCGTCGATCTGCGGCTCGACTCGAGCGGCCTGAAGCTGAACACGCAGTCGCTCGCGACCGTGATCCTCGGCGGCATCGCGTTCCAGACGCCGCCGAACCAGGGCAGCGGCACGACCGCGCCGAACAACACGACGTTCCGCCTCGGCTCCGACGAGGGCGACGCGATGCGCGACCCGGACGGCCAGCCGCTGCAGGTCGTGATGAACTTCAACCAGTCGCTGCGCGGGCTCGCCGTCGGCGCGCCGGTCGACTTCCGCGGCATCGTGCTCGGCGAAGTGACGAACATCGGCATCGATTTCGATCCGAAGACGAAGAACTTCCTGATGCCGGTGACGATCAACGTGTATCCGGAACGCCTCGGCCGCCGCTTCCGCGAGACGATCGAAAGCAAGGGCGAACCGGCGCGCCGCGAGATCGTCGAGCGGCTCGTCCAGCACGGGCTGCGCGGCCAGCTGCGCACCGGCAACCTGCTGACGAGCCAGCTGTACGTCGCGCTCGACTTCTTCCCGAAGGCGCCGCCCGTGAAGATCGACACCGCCCACCTGCCGTTCGAGCTGCCGACCGTGCCGAACACGCTCGACGAGTTGCAGCTGCAGGTCGCCGACATCGCGAAGAAGCTCGACAAGGTGCCGTTCGACCAGATCGGCGCGAACCTGAACAGCGCGCTCGCGAACGCCGACAAGCTGTTCAAGCAGCTCGACACGCAGGTCGCGCCGCAAGCGCGCGACACGCTGTCGGCCGCGAAGCAGACCTTCTCGACCGCCGAGGCGACGCTGCAGCAGGATTCGCCGCTGCAGTCCGACGTGCGCGGCGCGCTGAAGGAGCTCACGCGCACGCTGCAATCGCTGAACGCGCTCGCCGACTATCTGGAGCGCCACCCCGAATCGCTGCTCAAGGGCAAGCCAGGAGATAAACAATGA